Proteins found in one Fulvitalea axinellae genomic segment:
- a CDS encoding head GIN domain-containing protein, which yields MKRIASTFCLLLLAVLVTGVACAEDKDVKVSDFSSIKIAGPFKVTLVSGSPKVSLSGDEDDLEKVVVDVSGDRLTVRFDNKNWKWRNKSTGTIHVKIAYRNLKALQASGASTIKSGERIKATNFELDVSGASRLTLSLNATKLEMDASGASSVSLSGRVKNVEVDLSGASSCNMLEMECDNMEGELSGASVAKVNVRKSLDIEASGASVLKYKGKPERFSVDKSGASSARAI from the coding sequence ATGAAACGAATAGCGTCTACTTTTTGTCTATTGCTTTTGGCCGTATTGGTGACAGGTGTTGCTTGTGCGGAAGATAAGGATGTTAAGGTCAGTGATTTTTCGTCAATAAAAATTGCGGGGCCTTTTAAGGTAACGTTGGTTAGCGGTTCTCCCAAAGTGAGCCTTTCTGGCGATGAGGATGATTTGGAAAAGGTGGTTGTGGATGTCAGTGGAGATCGTCTTACAGTGCGTTTTGATAACAAGAATTGGAAGTGGAGAAATAAAAGCACAGGGACTATCCATGTTAAAATTGCGTACAGAAATTTGAAAGCTCTGCAGGCGTCCGGCGCTTCGACAATAAAGTCCGGCGAAAGAATAAAAGCCACCAATTTTGAGCTGGATGTTTCGGGCGCAAGCAGATTGACTCTGTCTTTAAATGCGACAAAGCTTGAAATGGATGCTTCGGGAGCCTCGTCGGTTTCGTTGTCAGGAAGAGTGAAAAATGTTGAGGTAGACCTGTCGGGAGCTTCTTCGTGCAATATGCTGGAGATGGAGTGCGATAATATGGAAGGTGAGCTAAGCGGAGCTTCTGTGGCCAAAGTCAATGTTCGCAAGTCGTTGGATATAGAGGCGTCGGGCGCTTCTGTGTTGAAATACAAAGGTAAGCCGGAACGTTTTTCTGTCGACAAAAGCGGTGCCTCTTCCGCACGGGCTATCTAG
- the rny gene encoding ribonuclease Y, translating to MMEILYYGATFSFALVIGVVLGRFLLRQVFKQQEIDASEKADLIIKEARVSADAVKKEKIHEAKEKYLRMKSDFEKEVGKRKNQLSQLENKGKQKDAKLNKMLEEAKKKDQEVQRKSADLDQELSDVKDEKETLEALILKERGLLEAIAGLSVDEARNQLVDSLKDEAKTMAASHIKNIMEEAKMTATKNAKKVVIQTIQRTATEHAIENCVSIFNIESDDIKGKIIGREGRNIRALEAATGVEIIVDDTPEAIIISGFDPVRREIARLSLHRLVADGRIHPARIEEVVAKTTKNIEEEIVEIGERTVIDLGIHGLHPELIKMVGRMRFRSSYGQNLLQHSREVAKLCATMASELGLNPKQAKRAGLLHDIGKVWPEEPELPHAVLGMELAKKYKEHPDVCNAIGAHHDEVEMTTLIAPIIQACDAISGSRPGARREVMESYIQRLRELEELALSFDGVNKCFAIQAGRELRVMVDADSVTDDKAETIAFDISQKIEKDMQYPGQIKVTVIREKRSVSYAK from the coding sequence ATGATGGAAATTTTATATTATGGGGCGACTTTTTCGTTTGCCTTGGTCATAGGGGTCGTGTTGGGAAGGTTTCTCTTGCGCCAAGTGTTCAAGCAACAAGAGATAGACGCCAGCGAAAAAGCCGACTTGATCATAAAGGAGGCAAGGGTTTCCGCCGATGCGGTAAAGAAAGAGAAAATCCATGAGGCGAAGGAAAAATACCTTCGCATGAAGAGCGATTTCGAAAAAGAGGTAGGGAAGAGAAAAAACCAACTCTCCCAGCTTGAGAATAAAGGAAAGCAAAAGGACGCCAAACTCAACAAAATGCTTGAGGAGGCGAAGAAAAAGGACCAGGAAGTCCAGCGGAAGTCGGCGGACTTGGATCAGGAACTTTCCGATGTCAAGGATGAAAAAGAGACCTTGGAAGCACTTATTCTCAAAGAGCGTGGCCTTCTTGAGGCTATTGCGGGTCTTTCCGTTGACGAAGCCCGTAATCAGCTTGTGGATTCCCTGAAAGACGAAGCCAAAACGATGGCTGCGTCACACATCAAAAACATTATGGAAGAGGCGAAGATGACGGCGACCAAAAACGCTAAGAAAGTCGTTATCCAAACCATCCAGCGTACAGCCACCGAACATGCTATCGAAAACTGCGTTTCGATTTTCAACATCGAAAGCGACGATATCAAAGGTAAGATTATCGGTAGGGAAGGACGGAATATCCGTGCTCTCGAAGCGGCTACGGGAGTTGAGATTATCGTTGACGATACTCCGGAAGCGATTATTATCTCGGGCTTTGATCCTGTGAGAAGGGAAATCGCCAGACTTTCGTTGCACCGCCTTGTGGCTGACGGTAGAATCCACCCGGCCAGAATCGAGGAAGTGGTGGCGAAAACTACCAAGAATATCGAGGAAGAGATCGTAGAAATCGGGGAAAGAACGGTTATCGATCTCGGAATCCACGGTTTGCACCCTGAGTTAATCAAGATGGTAGGGCGTATGCGCTTCCGTTCGTCTTACGGGCAGAACTTGTTACAGCACTCTCGTGAAGTGGCTAAGCTTTGCGCCACCATGGCTTCGGAATTGGGCTTGAACCCGAAACAGGCGAAACGGGCCGGTCTCTTGCATGATATCGGAAAAGTTTGGCCGGAGGAGCCGGAGTTGCCGCATGCGGTGCTCGGTATGGAGCTCGCCAAAAAATACAAAGAGCATCCTGACGTTTGCAACGCCATTGGCGCTCACCACGACGAGGTGGAAATGACTACACTTATCGCGCCGATTATCCAGGCTTGCGATGCCATTTCGGGATCTCGACCGGGCGCTCGACGCGAGGTGATGGAGTCATACATCCAACGTCTCCGAGAGCTGGAGGAGCTTGCTTTGAGCTTCGATGGCGTAAACAAGTGTTTCGCTATTCAGGCCGGTCGCGAGTTGAGGGTGATGGTAGACGCCGATTCGGTAACGGATGATAAGGCTGAAACTATTGCGTTTGACATTTCTCAAAAAATCGAGAAAGACATGCAGTATCCGGGCCAGATTAAAGTGACGGTTATTCGTGAGAAACGTTCGGTTTCTTACGCCAAATAA
- a CDS encoding cell division protein ZapA: MGELSIKLKIADREYPMKVRPEDEEMIRNAGKELNEKLKELKRRFRLDDRQDLLAMIAFDYLVQSRRREEAIRASEDMISEKLDQWDGLLNESLS, translated from the coding sequence ATGGGAGAACTGTCTATAAAACTGAAGATTGCGGATAGGGAATACCCTATGAAAGTGAGGCCCGAGGACGAGGAGATGATCCGGAACGCAGGGAAAGAGCTGAACGAAAAGCTGAAGGAGCTGAAGCGTCGCTTTAGGCTCGACGACCGGCAGGACTTGCTGGCCATGATAGCTTTTGACTATCTGGTGCAGTCGAGACGCCGTGAAGAGGCTATCCGTGCTTCAGAAGACATGATTTCTGAGAAGCTTGACCAATGGGACGGTCTTTTAAACGAGTCACTGTCATGA
- the pheT gene encoding phenylalanine--tRNA ligase subunit beta, translated as MKISIDWLKEYISIDKTPDEISASLTATGLEVEGLEKFEQVQGSLEGLVLGEVLTCEKHPGADKLSKTTVDVGGEEPLPIVCGAPNVAAGQKVIVATVGATLYPEGHDPFKIKKAKIRGEVSTGMICAEDEIGLGQSHDGIMVLDTDKPNGTPAIELFDIKSDNVLEIGLTPNRADATSHFGVTRDLKAVYGVSTSLPSVDAFAVENTELPVEVIVENAEACPRYSGVTIKGVKVADSPEWLQFRLKSIGLAPINNIVDITNFVLHETGQPMHAFDMAEVAGSKIVVKNVAQDTPFVTLDGEERKLASTDLMICNESESMCIAGVFGGEKSGVKETTTDIFLESAYFSPDSVRKTSQRHGLKTDASFRFERGTDPNMTIYALKRAALLIKEIAGGEISSEIVDVYPNPIADFVVPVKYSNVDRLIGKSLGKELIKEILVNLDIKITEETEEGFVAIVPPYRVDVTREADVIEEILRIYGYDNIEVADHLSSDFLANFPVKDTYAKERETARLLADSGYFEVMTNSLTSSKYAEMVEEIDSSKNVDILNRLSEDLDVMRQSMVFNHLEVALRNINRRQKDVKIFEFGKTYRKAENGYEESARLGVLVTGMASGQSWLQKQQSVTYYDLMAVLNKIFVKFRIEGVQLEPLEHSAYVYGVQIKTRRGKVIGLAGLLNKKLCSSFGVKQEIYYADLDWELLLNLSDPKVRYAEIPKFPDVKRDLSLVIDKSVNFDTVLAVAKKNAGKLITDITVFDVYEGDKIDAGKKAYALNFTLQDKDKTLTDKVIDKTMNRLVKAFEREVGALIRQ; from the coding sequence ATGAAGATATCAATAGATTGGCTTAAAGAATATATTAGCATAGACAAGACACCGGACGAAATCTCAGCTTCGCTGACAGCTACAGGGCTTGAAGTGGAAGGGCTTGAGAAGTTTGAGCAGGTACAAGGAAGTTTGGAGGGATTGGTCCTCGGCGAAGTCCTGACTTGTGAGAAACATCCGGGTGCGGACAAATTGAGCAAAACCACCGTAGACGTGGGTGGCGAAGAGCCTTTGCCGATTGTGTGCGGAGCGCCGAACGTGGCCGCTGGTCAGAAGGTGATCGTAGCGACAGTAGGCGCTACTTTGTACCCTGAAGGGCACGACCCGTTCAAAATCAAGAAAGCGAAAATTAGAGGCGAGGTTTCGACGGGTATGATTTGCGCCGAAGACGAGATCGGTCTCGGGCAGTCGCATGACGGAATCATGGTTTTGGATACCGACAAGCCAAACGGTACGCCTGCCATCGAGCTTTTCGATATCAAGAGCGACAATGTTTTGGAAATCGGCCTTACGCCGAACCGCGCCGACGCCACTTCGCACTTTGGCGTGACTCGCGATTTGAAAGCCGTTTATGGCGTTTCTACTTCGTTGCCGTCGGTTGACGCTTTTGCCGTTGAAAATACTGAATTGCCTGTTGAGGTTATTGTTGAGAATGCCGAGGCTTGCCCTCGTTACTCTGGCGTGACTATCAAAGGTGTAAAAGTGGCCGATTCTCCGGAGTGGTTGCAGTTTAGGCTGAAGTCAATCGGTTTGGCGCCGATCAACAATATCGTTGACATCACCAACTTCGTTCTTCACGAAACAGGACAGCCGATGCACGCTTTCGATATGGCGGAAGTTGCGGGCTCAAAAATCGTTGTGAAGAACGTGGCTCAGGATACGCCTTTCGTTACCTTGGACGGTGAAGAGCGTAAACTCGCTTCGACTGATCTGATGATCTGCAACGAGAGCGAGTCGATGTGTATTGCCGGTGTATTTGGCGGAGAGAAATCGGGCGTTAAAGAAACCACGACGGATATTTTCCTCGAAAGCGCTTACTTCTCGCCGGACTCCGTTCGTAAGACATCGCAACGTCATGGCTTGAAAACCGACGCTTCTTTCCGTTTCGAGCGTGGGACCGATCCTAATATGACTATCTATGCGCTGAAAAGAGCCGCTTTGTTGATCAAAGAGATCGCCGGCGGGGAAATCAGCTCGGAGATTGTGGATGTTTACCCGAATCCAATCGCTGATTTCGTTGTTCCCGTTAAATACTCGAACGTGGACAGGCTGATCGGTAAATCTTTGGGTAAAGAACTTATCAAGGAAATTCTCGTAAACCTCGATATCAAAATTACTGAGGAAACAGAGGAAGGCTTTGTGGCCATTGTACCTCCTTACCGTGTGGACGTAACGCGTGAGGCCGACGTGATCGAGGAAATCCTCCGTATCTACGGTTACGACAATATCGAAGTGGCGGATCACCTCAGCAGTGATTTCTTGGCAAACTTTCCGGTTAAGGACACTTACGCAAAAGAAAGGGAAACCGCCCGCCTGTTGGCCGACAGCGGATATTTCGAAGTGATGACCAATTCGCTCACCTCGTCGAAGTACGCCGAGATGGTGGAGGAAATCGATTCTTCTAAGAACGTTGATATCCTTAACCGCTTGAGCGAAGACTTGGACGTGATGAGGCAGTCGATGGTGTTTAACCATCTGGAGGTCGCTTTGCGTAACATCAACCGTCGCCAGAAAGACGTTAAGATTTTCGAATTCGGAAAGACGTATCGCAAAGCCGAAAATGGCTACGAAGAGTCGGCTCGTTTGGGTGTTTTGGTGACTGGAATGGCCTCAGGCCAAAGCTGGCTCCAAAAACAACAGAGTGTAACTTATTATGACTTGATGGCTGTCCTGAATAAAATTTTTGTTAAATTCAGGATAGAAGGTGTGCAACTTGAGCCTCTAGAGCACAGTGCTTACGTCTATGGCGTGCAAATTAAGACGCGCAGAGGTAAAGTTATCGGATTGGCTGGTTTGCTCAACAAGAAGCTTTGCTCTTCTTTTGGTGTAAAACAGGAAATTTATTACGCCGATCTGGATTGGGAGCTTTTGCTTAATCTCTCTGACCCCAAAGTTCGTTACGCCGAAATTCCTAAATTTCCGGATGTAAAGCGCGATTTGTCATTGGTAATTGACAAATCCGTGAACTTTGACACCGTATTAGCCGTAGCTAAGAAAAACGCCGGGAAGTTGATCACCGACATCACCGTTTTTGACGTTTACGAAGGCGATAAGATTGACGCCGGCAAAAAGGCCTATGCGTTGAACTTTACGCTTCAGGACAAGGACAAGACCCTGACCGATAAAGTGATCGACAAAACGATGAACCGGTTGGTGAAAGCGTTTGAGAGAGAGGTAGGAGCATTAATTAGACAATAG